One part of the Vogesella sp. LIG4 genome encodes these proteins:
- a CDS encoding FliH/SctL family protein, with protein MSNNNVIPAESLGQWKSWQFGELGEQPAAAQPQPESDPETSEPPAQGVSALEPAEGEAAPAEEAELEEAPLAYPTAAELEAIHQEAWQAGFDAGQQEGLQQGRAVGETSAQNEANARFAEHWQPLAAMQQSFEQQLQLLGEELSADVLVLAVELAERIVATRIEVDPEQMLPLLQQALEEIGQGLQQARIRANPADIEVIEAFAANAYPGVSWQWLPDEAVERGGCVIDTPQRKIDLGLPQRLQLLRRALGVQDE; from the coding sequence TTGTCGAATAACAATGTGATTCCGGCCGAGTCGCTGGGGCAGTGGAAGTCCTGGCAGTTTGGCGAGTTGGGCGAACAGCCCGCCGCAGCGCAGCCGCAGCCGGAAAGCGACCCGGAAACCAGCGAACCCCCTGCACAGGGGGTTTCTGCATTGGAGCCTGCAGAGGGTGAAGCGGCGCCGGCGGAGGAGGCCGAGCTGGAAGAAGCGCCGCTGGCTTACCCGACGGCGGCCGAGCTGGAGGCTATCCACCAGGAGGCGTGGCAGGCCGGCTTCGATGCCGGGCAGCAGGAAGGCTTGCAGCAGGGGCGTGCGGTTGGTGAAACCAGCGCGCAGAACGAGGCCAATGCCCGTTTTGCCGAGCATTGGCAGCCGCTCGCAGCGATGCAGCAATCGTTCGAGCAACAGCTGCAGCTGCTGGGCGAGGAGCTGTCGGCGGATGTGCTGGTGCTGGCGGTGGAGCTGGCCGAGCGCATTGTGGCCACGCGCATTGAGGTGGACCCGGAGCAGATGCTGCCATTGCTGCAGCAGGCGCTGGAGGAGATCGGGCAGGGGCTGCAACAGGCACGCATCCGGGCCAATCCGGCCGATATCGAGGTTATCGAAGCCTTTGCGGCCAACGCCTACCCCGGGGTGAGCTGGCAGTGGCTGCCGGACGAGGCTGTGGAGCGTGGCGGCTGCGTGATCGACACCCCACAGCGCAAGATCGACCTTGGCCTGCCGCAACGCCTGCAGCTGCTGCGGCGGGCGCTGGGAGTGCAGGATGAGTGA
- the fliI gene encoding flagellar protein export ATPase FliI, which translates to MSELLLDQRRFLQSCREAAAQVPLWQVQGQLVRVTGLVMEAIGLRLPVGSACTVEVAPGHQVEAEVVGFAEDRLFLMPLTNIQGLLPGTPVKPVVSFQPPDYQQSGVKPEVNGPLGRQVPVGTSLLGRVLDSLGRPLDGKGPVYPDAYFPLYSQPLNPLHRTPVHDVLDVGVKAINGLLTVGRGQRLGLFAGSGVGKSVLLGMMARFTRADVVVVGLIGERGREVKDFIENILGEEGLARSVVVAAPADMPPLMRLHGSAYATALAEYFRAQGLDVLLLMDSVTRYAMAQREIALAIGEPPVSKGYPPSVFAKLPQLIERAGNGEDGGGSITAFYTVLSEGDDQQDPIADSARAILDGHFVLSRELAESGHYPAIDIEQSISRVMVDVVSRSHMDSARRFKQLFSRYQRSRDLISVGAYVPGSDPMLDEAIRRHSQMVSFLTQSMHENVDFSACSNLLGETLAG; encoded by the coding sequence ATGAGTGAGCTGCTGCTCGATCAGCGCCGCTTTTTGCAGTCCTGCCGCGAGGCGGCGGCCCAGGTGCCGCTGTGGCAGGTGCAGGGCCAGCTGGTGCGTGTCACCGGCCTGGTGATGGAGGCGATCGGCCTGCGCCTGCCGGTGGGCAGTGCCTGCACGGTGGAGGTGGCGCCGGGGCACCAGGTGGAAGCCGAAGTGGTCGGCTTTGCCGAAGACCGCTTGTTCCTGATGCCGCTGACCAATATCCAGGGCCTGCTGCCCGGCACACCGGTGAAGCCGGTGGTATCGTTCCAGCCGCCCGACTACCAGCAAAGCGGCGTCAAGCCCGAGGTCAATGGCCCGCTGGGGCGGCAGGTGCCGGTAGGCACCAGCCTGCTGGGGCGGGTGCTGGATTCGCTGGGGCGGCCGCTGGACGGCAAGGGCCCGGTGTACCCGGATGCCTATTTTCCGCTGTACAGCCAGCCGCTGAACCCCTTGCACCGTACCCCGGTGCACGACGTGCTGGACGTGGGCGTCAAGGCCATCAACGGCCTGCTCACCGTTGGCCGCGGCCAACGTCTGGGCCTGTTTGCCGGCTCCGGCGTCGGCAAGTCGGTACTGCTGGGCATGATGGCGCGCTTCACCCGCGCCGACGTGGTGGTGGTGGGGCTGATCGGCGAACGCGGCCGCGAGGTGAAGGACTTCATCGAAAACATCCTGGGTGAGGAAGGGCTGGCGCGCTCGGTGGTGGTGGCGGCGCCGGCCGACATGCCGCCGCTGATGCGCCTGCATGGCTCTGCCTACGCCACCGCGCTGGCGGAATACTTCCGCGCCCAGGGGCTGGACGTGCTGCTGCTGATGGATTCGGTAACCCGTTATGCCATGGCGCAGCGCGAGATCGCACTGGCCATCGGCGAGCCGCCGGTGAGCAAGGGGTACCCGCCTTCGGTGTTCGCCAAGCTGCCGCAGCTGATCGAACGCGCCGGCAACGGCGAGGATGGTGGCGGTTCGATTACCGCCTTCTATACCGTGCTGTCGGAGGGGGATGACCAGCAGGATCCGATCGCCGACTCGGCGCGGGCGATTCTGGATGGTCACTTCGTGCTGTCGCGTGAGCTGGCAGAGTCAGGCCACTACCCGGCCATCGATATCGAGCAGTCCATCTCGCGGGTGATGGTGGACGTGGTCAGCCGCTCGCATATGGATTCGGCGCGGCGCTTCAAGCAACTGTTCTCGCGCTATCAGCGCAGCCGCGACCTGATCAGCGTGGGGGCTTATGTGCCGGGCTCGGACCCGATGCTGGACGAGGCGATTCGCCGCCACAGCCAGATGGTGTCGTTCCTGACCCAGTCCATGCACGAGAATGTCGATTTTTCCGCCTGCAGCAACCTGCTGGGCGAGACCCTGGCCGGCTGA
- the fliJ gene encoding flagellar export protein FliJ yields the protein MSKFALLLRLANDRLDAAAERMRKAQQAQLQAQQMLQQLEGFIADYQQRMLQSGQAGMSIAQWQDYRLFMQKLDDAREQQLGQVELSAQRFMVEKQAWLQERRKLKSFEVLQKREEQRAALGQKRREQKTLDEFAARIKKS from the coding sequence ATGAGCAAGTTCGCCCTGCTGCTACGCCTTGCCAACGACCGCCTGGACGCGGCGGCCGAGCGCATGCGCAAGGCGCAGCAGGCACAGCTGCAGGCGCAGCAGATGCTGCAGCAGCTGGAAGGCTTCATTGCCGATTACCAGCAACGCATGTTGCAGAGCGGGCAGGCCGGCATGTCGATAGCGCAGTGGCAGGATTACCGCCTGTTCATGCAGAAGCTGGACGACGCCCGCGAGCAGCAGCTGGGCCAGGTGGAATTGAGCGCGCAACGTTTCATGGTGGAAAAGCAGGCCTGGCTGCAGGAGCGGCGCAAGCTCAAATCCTTCGAGGTGCTGCAAAAGCGCGAGGAGCAGCGGGCCGCCCTGGGGCAGAAGCGTCGCGAGCAAAAGACGCTGGACGAGTTTGCCGCGCGCATCAAGAAGTCCTGA
- a CDS encoding flagellar hook-length control protein FliK gives MAHAITSAKGLAVTLQAASAATGNAAGAGAQPNDNSVFSQLLTQLQPLMTANGSSLPQLDSLLADGKSGAAADKLLLSSTLSGDGQGTVDAASLAQMLQSMMAAAQPATAAEDAGRQQLPAAAGIAAQLESLPLTMQQSGQAGNLLHADVKPAATEQTTVSGASGLQQALKQLADSLQAAQSGAPAATPAASSGLAAAKGKEVLPDDVRLMFRAEGRLERDDTQPLDGKLLAGQAGALAAGSASQPVQTNPATQEISQPMTRDSSAWRQAFADKVSNMVQLKLDSASIKVTPEHLGPLDISISFDSQNKAQISVVAANHAAREIVASGLPQLGKMLEQSGIQLGNVEVSSQQQFARQQDQQWQGQQQGRQRQQQRDGYTPQADDMLAGAGAVDAAAAVGTSDQLSIRA, from the coding sequence ATGGCCCATGCAATCACTTCCGCTAAAGGTCTTGCCGTAACCCTGCAGGCCGCCAGTGCCGCCACGGGTAATGCCGCCGGTGCTGGCGCACAGCCGAACGACAACAGCGTGTTCTCCCAGCTGCTGACCCAGCTGCAGCCGCTGATGACAGCCAACGGCAGCAGCCTGCCACAGCTGGACAGCCTGCTGGCGGATGGCAAGTCTGGCGCTGCGGCCGACAAGCTGCTGCTGAGCAGCACACTGTCGGGTGACGGCCAGGGCACGGTGGATGCCGCTTCGCTTGCCCAGATGCTGCAGAGCATGATGGCGGCGGCGCAGCCGGCAACGGCGGCCGAGGATGCCGGACGGCAGCAATTGCCAGCAGCGGCAGGAATTGCCGCTCAACTGGAGTCATTGCCGTTGACCATGCAGCAGAGCGGCCAGGCGGGCAATCTGCTGCACGCGGATGTGAAACCGGCGGCTACCGAACAGACCACTGTGTCGGGAGCATCGGGGCTGCAGCAGGCGCTGAAGCAACTGGCCGACAGTTTGCAGGCTGCGCAGTCCGGTGCGCCGGCCGCCACACCGGCAGCGTCTTCCGGCCTGGCGGCAGCCAAGGGCAAGGAAGTGCTGCCGGACGATGTGCGGCTGATGTTCCGCGCCGAAGGCCGCCTGGAGCGCGACGACACCCAGCCTCTGGATGGCAAGCTGCTGGCCGGCCAGGCCGGGGCACTGGCCGCCGGCAGCGCGTCGCAGCCGGTGCAGACCAACCCGGCCACGCAGGAAATCAGCCAGCCGATGACCCGCGACAGCAGCGCCTGGCGGCAGGCATTTGCCGACAAGGTCAGCAATATGGTGCAGCTGAAGCTGGATTCCGCCAGCATTAAAGTCACGCCTGAACATCTCGGCCCACTGGATATCTCGATCAGCTTCGATTCGCAAAACAAGGCGCAGATCAGCGTGGTTGCGGCCAACCATGCCGCGCGCGAGATCGTGGCCAGCGGCTTGCCGCAGCTGGGCAAGATGCTGGAGCAGTCCGGCATCCAGCTGGGCAACGTGGAGGTCAGCTCGCAGCAGCAGTTTGCCCGCCAGCAGGATCAGCAGTGGCAAGGCCAGCAACAGGGGCGCCAGCGCCAGCAGCAGCGCGATGGCTACACCCCGCAGGCGGACGATATGCTGGCCGGCGCCGGGGCAGTGGATGCCGCGGCGGCGGTGGGCACATCGGATCAGCTGAGTATTCGCGCCTGA
- the fliL gene encoding flagellar basal body-associated protein FliL: MAEKKEETKAPVAAAPAGGNKKLMIIVIVLLVVLLAAIGGLATYLILGQSHAPASASAAHAEEAKPKKEKKEGPPIFEKLDSFVVNLTGGPTAPMLQVEMQAELSNEEAKNNFKAYTPKIRSAVILLLSSKSEQELSTPDGKVKLRAQIKRIMNEAMDAADTEPVEGVMFTSFIIQQQ; the protein is encoded by the coding sequence ATGGCTGAAAAGAAGGAAGAAACCAAGGCCCCCGTGGCCGCTGCGCCGGCAGGTGGCAACAAGAAGCTGATGATCATTGTCATCGTGCTGCTGGTGGTGCTGCTGGCAGCCATTGGCGGGCTGGCGACCTATCTGATCCTGGGGCAGTCGCATGCTCCTGCATCTGCCAGCGCTGCGCATGCCGAAGAGGCCAAGCCGAAGAAAGAGAAAAAGGAAGGTCCGCCGATTTTCGAAAAGCTGGATTCCTTTGTCGTCAACCTGACGGGTGGGCCCACCGCGCCTATGCTGCAGGTAGAGATGCAGGCGGAACTGTCCAACGAAGAGGCCAAGAACAATTTCAAGGCCTACACGCCCAAGATTCGCAGCGCAGTCATCCTGTTGCTGTCTTCCAAGAGTGAGCAGGAGCTGTCCACACCGGATGGCAAGGTCAAGCTGCGTGCCCAGATCAAGCGCATCATGAACGAGGCGATGGACGCCGCCGATACCGAGCCGGTGGAAGGGGTGATGTTCACTTCCTTCATCATTCAGCAGCAGTAA
- the fliM gene encoding flagellar motor switch protein FliM, which translates to MADEILSQEEVDALLRGVTGEEEDDGDSGDGSTIRSYDIGRQERIVRGRMPTLEIINERFARNLRIGFFNFIRRNAEISVGPVRVQKYSEFIRNLVVPTNLNLVHIKPLRGTGLLIFDPDLVFLVVDNLFGSDGRFHVRVEGRDFTPTEQRIIQKLLEVVFTEYQKAWEPVYPIEFGYIRSEMNTQFANIATPTEVVVAVTFHIELGAGGGDFHVCLPYSMVEPLRDLLASTMQADRTEVDNRWVNLMQRQVQAAEVELVATLAQAKITLGQILNLKEGDVVMVDVPEKIVADVSGIPVLSCTYGTVSGNYALKVEEILAGAHDLADMPNGENENG; encoded by the coding sequence ATGGCCGACGAGATCCTGTCCCAGGAAGAGGTAGACGCGCTACTGCGCGGTGTTACCGGGGAAGAGGAAGATGATGGCGATTCCGGCGACGGAAGCACGATACGCTCCTACGACATCGGTCGGCAGGAGCGTATCGTCCGTGGCCGCATGCCGACGCTGGAAATCATCAACGAGCGTTTTGCCCGTAACCTGCGCATCGGTTTCTTCAACTTCATCCGCCGCAATGCCGAAATTTCGGTAGGGCCGGTGCGGGTGCAGAAGTACAGCGAGTTCATCCGCAACCTGGTGGTGCCCACCAACCTCAACCTGGTACATATCAAGCCGCTGCGTGGCACCGGCCTGCTGATTTTCGACCCGGACCTGGTGTTCCTGGTGGTGGACAACCTGTTTGGCAGCGATGGCCGCTTCCACGTGCGGGTGGAAGGCCGCGACTTCACGCCTACCGAGCAGCGCATCATCCAGAAACTGCTGGAAGTGGTGTTCACCGAGTACCAGAAAGCGTGGGAGCCGGTGTACCCGATCGAGTTCGGCTATATCCGCTCCGAGATGAACACCCAGTTCGCCAACATCGCCACGCCCACCGAAGTGGTGGTAGCGGTGACTTTCCACATCGAACTGGGCGCCGGCGGTGGCGACTTCCACGTCTGCCTGCCGTACTCGATGGTGGAGCCGCTGCGCGACCTGCTGGCCAGTACCATGCAGGCCGACCGTACCGAGGTGGACAACCGCTGGGTCAACCTGATGCAGCGCCAGGTACAGGCGGCGGAGGTGGAACTGGTGGCAACGCTGGCCCAGGCCAAGATTACCCTGGGGCAGATACTGAACCTGAAGGAAGGGGACGTCGTGATGGTGGACGTTCCGGAAAAGATCGTGGCGGATGTATCGGGAATCCCGGTATTGTCCTGCACCTATGGCACGGTTTCGGGCAACTACGCGTTGAAGGTGGAAGAAATTCTGGCCGGCGCGCACGACCTGGCCGACATGCCCAATGGAGAAAACGAAAATGGCTGA
- the fliN gene encoding flagellar motor switch protein FliN: MEGGGDDVMDDWAAAMAEQEQADSTAAEVKPATSLFQDFSAAAGAQSVPQNLDMILDIPVQLTVELGRTKIAIRNLLQLAQGSVVELDGLAGEPMDVLVNGCLIAQGEVVVVNDKFGIRLTDIITPAERLRRLQK; the protein is encoded by the coding sequence ATGGAAGGCGGCGGCGACGATGTCATGGATGACTGGGCCGCCGCCATGGCGGAGCAGGAACAGGCTGACAGCACTGCCGCAGAAGTGAAGCCGGCCACCTCGCTGTTCCAGGATTTTTCCGCTGCCGCCGGTGCGCAGTCGGTGCCGCAGAACCTGGACATGATCCTGGATATCCCGGTACAGCTGACCGTGGAGCTGGGGCGCACCAAGATCGCCATCCGCAACCTGCTGCAACTGGCGCAGGGCTCGGTGGTGGAGCTGGATGGCCTGGCCGGCGAGCCGATGGACGTGCTGGTGAACGGCTGTCTGATCGCCCAGGGCGAAGTGGTGGTGGTGAACGACAAGTTCGGTATCCGCCTGACCGATATCATTACCCCGGCGGAGCGCCTGCGCCGGCTGCAAAAATAA
- the fliO gene encoding flagellar biosynthetic protein FliO, which translates to MLQVIFGLLLVLAAIVGIAWFFRRFSMGAMLGRIQPARVVSGVMVGPHERVVIVELAEEWLVLGVTSRNVNLLKTMPKPEGSDAGQPAANPPFAQWLATAMDKARKRQGDGDK; encoded by the coding sequence ATGTTGCAGGTCATCTTCGGCCTGCTGCTGGTACTGGCTGCCATTGTCGGCATTGCCTGGTTCTTCCGCCGCTTTTCCATGGGCGCCATGCTGGGCCGCATCCAGCCGGCGCGGGTGGTCAGCGGGGTGATGGTCGGCCCGCACGAGCGGGTGGTGATCGTGGAGCTGGCCGAGGAGTGGCTGGTGCTGGGGGTGACCTCGCGCAACGTCAACCTGCTGAAAACCATGCCCAAACCGGAAGGCAGCGATGCCGGCCAGCCTGCGGCCAACCCGCCGTTCGCGCAGTGGCTGGCCACGGCCATGGACAAGGCCCGCAAGCGCCAGGGGGACGGCGACAAATGA
- the fliP gene encoding flagellar type III secretion system pore protein FliP (The bacterial flagellar biogenesis protein FliP forms a type III secretion system (T3SS)-type pore required for flagellar assembly.), with amino-acid sequence MKWKLSFGLLLSLLPAAVWAAGLPMMTSTPAAGGGQNYSLSLQMLLLMTGLSFIPAMVLMMTAFTRIIIVLSLLRQALGTVQSPPNQVMIGLALFLTVFVMAPTLDEVYTKAWVPLSEDKISFQQAADEAAKPMKAFMLTQTREKDLAFFIEISKSPPPATKADVSLKTLVPAFAISELKTAFQIGFMIFIPFLIIDLVVASILMAMGMMMVSPVMISLPFKMMLFVLVDGWTLLMGSLVQSFGTH; translated from the coding sequence ATGAAATGGAAGTTGAGTTTCGGCCTGCTGCTGTCGCTATTGCCGGCCGCGGTGTGGGCTGCTGGCCTGCCGATGATGACCAGTACCCCGGCAGCGGGGGGCGGGCAGAACTATTCGCTCAGCCTGCAGATGCTGCTGCTGATGACCGGCCTGAGCTTCATCCCGGCCATGGTGCTGATGATGACGGCGTTCACCCGCATCATCATCGTGCTGTCGCTGCTGCGCCAGGCGCTGGGTACCGTGCAGTCGCCACCCAACCAGGTGATGATAGGACTGGCGCTGTTCCTGACCGTGTTCGTGATGGCGCCGACGCTGGACGAGGTGTACACCAAGGCCTGGGTGCCGCTGTCCGAGGACAAGATATCCTTCCAGCAGGCGGCGGATGAAGCCGCCAAGCCGATGAAGGCCTTCATGCTGACGCAGACGCGCGAGAAGGATCTGGCGTTCTTCATCGAGATTTCCAAGTCGCCGCCGCCGGCCACCAAGGCCGATGTGTCGTTGAAGACCCTGGTGCCGGCGTTTGCGATCAGCGAGCTGAAAACCGCGTTCCAGATCGGCTTCATGATCTTCATCCCCTTCCTGATCATCGACCTGGTGGTGGCCAGCATTCTGATGGCGATGGGCATGATGATGGTGTCTCCGGTGATGATCTCGCTGCCGTTCAAGATGATGCTGTTCGTGCTGGTGGATGGCTGGACCTTGCTGATGGGCTCGCTGGTGCAGAGCTTCGGCACGCATTGA
- the fliQ gene encoding flagellar biosynthesis protein FliQ, which yields MTPETVINLVQNALYVLILVAAPPLAASLLVGLLVSILQAATQINEMTLTFIPKLLAMFLVLVLAGPWMLTTLLDYMTRLFQSIPSVIG from the coding sequence ATGACGCCGGAAACCGTCATCAACCTGGTGCAGAACGCACTGTACGTGCTGATCCTGGTGGCTGCGCCACCGTTGGCCGCATCGTTGCTGGTGGGCCTGCTGGTGAGCATCCTGCAGGCGGCCACCCAGATCAACGAAATGACGCTGACCTTCATCCCCAAGCTGCTGGCCATGTTCCTGGTACTGGTGCTGGCCGGGCCGTGGATGCTGACTACCCTGCTGGACTACATGACGCGGCTGTTCCAGAGCATCCCCAGCGTCATCGGCTGA
- the fliR gene encoding flagellar biosynthetic protein FliR: MLTFSDTQISAFLAYFLWPFARIVGLMLADPLLSSRSIPRRFKAGFALLLTLLLAPILPPLPAIPVLSAPGTLLVVQQLLIGIIIGSAMRIVLTGVEMAGFLMGTQMGLGFAMFFDPQHSAQVPAVSRVLSIFATLVFLSFDGHQVLLSALADSFQSFPIGTTLPPSSLREVAIWGGKLFAWGVWLSLPVVGCLLVVNLAIGVMTRAAPQFNIFSFGFPLTLIIGFIAMYLSLPLLEPAISQLYREAFDFVATLLKAP; the protein is encoded by the coding sequence ATGCTGACGTTCAGCGATACCCAGATCAGCGCATTTCTGGCCTACTTCCTGTGGCCGTTCGCACGTATTGTCGGCCTGATGCTGGCCGACCCGCTGCTGTCCTCGCGCAGCATTCCGCGCCGCTTCAAGGCCGGCTTCGCGTTGCTGCTCACCCTGCTGCTGGCGCCCATCCTGCCGCCGTTGCCGGCCATTCCGGTGTTGTCGGCGCCGGGCACGCTGCTGGTGGTGCAGCAGCTGCTGATCGGCATCATCATCGGTAGCGCGATGCGCATCGTGCTTACCGGGGTGGAAATGGCTGGCTTCCTGATGGGCACCCAGATGGGCCTGGGCTTTGCCATGTTCTTCGACCCGCAGCATTCGGCACAGGTGCCGGCGGTGTCGCGGGTGCTGTCCATCTTTGCCACCCTGGTGTTCTTGAGTTTTGACGGTCACCAGGTACTGCTGTCCGCCCTGGCCGACAGCTTCCAGAGCTTTCCCATTGGCACCACGCTGCCGCCGTCCAGCCTGCGCGAGGTGGCAATCTGGGGCGGCAAACTGTTTGCCTGGGGAGTGTGGCTGTCGCTGCCGGTGGTGGGCTGCCTGCTGGTGGTCAACCTGGCCATCGGCGTGATGACGCGGGCGGCGCCGCAGTTCAATATTTTCTCCTTTGGTTTTCCGCTGACGCTGATCATCGGCTTCATCGCGATGTACCTGAGTCTGCCGCTGCTGGAGCCGGCAATCAGCCAGCTTTACCGCGAAGCGTTCGACTTTGTTGCCACGCTGCTGAAGGCGCCCTAG